In Microcoleus sp. FACHB-672, the genomic stretch CTTTTAAACCGGATTAGGTAGGTTCTTCTGAAACTTTAACAAGTAGTTTTCCCTTCTTATTCCCGTCGAACAGTTTTAGAAGAGCTAAGGGTGCATTTTCTAAGCCCTCGACAATCTCAACAGCATATTTAATTTTACCTTGGTTGAGCCATAGTCCCATATCGGTTATGGCTTCAGACAACCTAGGCAAATAATCAAGAATAATAAACCCTTGTACGCGAACACGCTTCATCAAAATCTGACTGTAATTATACGGGCCGGGAACAGGCTCGGTTGCATTATAAGCTGAAATTAATCCACATAGAGGAATGCGTGCATTCAGATTAACCTTCATTAACACGGCATCCAGAATAGAACCCCCAACATTATCAAAATACACATCAATTCCATTGGGACACGATTCAGCAAGCGCACTTTCTAAATCAACTGTTTTATAGTTAATCGCTGCATCAAAGCCAAGTTCTTGTGTCAACCAATGGCATTTTTCATCACTGCCGGTTATACCAACAACACGGCAACCTTTTATCTTGGCAATTTGTCCAGCAACCGAACCCACTGCTCCTGATGCTGCGGAAATAACCACCGTTTCACCTTCTTTCGGCTGTCCTATATCTAAAAGTCCAAAATAAGCTGTCCAACCCGTCAGTCCGAGTGGTCCAAGAAATGCGGTGAGGGGATAAGGTAGAGGGCTAGGGAGTCGTGTGACAGAAAGAATGTTGTTTTCTTCAACAAGGGTGTAATCTTGCCAACCAAGCGCACCAGAAACCAGATCCCCTCGTTGTAAATTAGGATTTTTAGATTCTTCTACCACACCAAGAACAATACCGCGCATAATTTGTCCAATTTCAACCGGCGGCATATATTGCGGTATATCGCTCATCCAGAGGCGATTAGTAGGATCTAGCGAAAGATATATATTGCGTACCAGCACCTCACCCTCAGTCGGGTTAGGAATTGGCTCTTCTCGGTACTCAAAATCGCTTTCCTTGATATCACCAACAGGACGAGCGGCTAAGCGAAACTGTCGATTGATTCTTGTTATCATTGAAGGTTCCTTTGTCTAATTATTTTTAATGAGCTACAAACATAATATATTAAAATTGTTATTAAAATATCATTCAATAATCTATTCAGTTATTAACTCAAATAATACTTGCTAGAAAGCTTAATGTCTTCGGTGCAAAAAGTTTTTTGACTAATGAGGCGATTACCCGGAAGGGGTAACGGCTTCGTAATGCTTCAGGGTTTCTGGCAATTGGAACCGGCAGAAGCATCAGCTTCACGCATGGACAAGGTGACTTCCCAGCCGGCTAGATTCCACCAATTAACACGCTTGTTCGGCTGTATCCAGAAATCCAATTGTTTAATCTTGCCATTCTCAAACACAAGCTTTGGAAATTCGGGATAGCTGGTATCGTCAGTTTCGCTGTAGTTACGTCCAAAATAATTCATGCAAGCAGTTAATCCCTCAGCAACTCCCAATTCCTCGATTCCATTGCCTTTCAAGGTTGCATCATCATAGCTGAATGTGCCATTGAATGTCTTACCTGCTAAGGCCCCTTTAGTCACGTTGACTGTGAAATCATAGGTAATGGTCGAAGCTTGGGCTTGACTGGTTGTTATTACAGCAGTGCAGAGAGTGGCACTGGCGAATGCAAATGAGTGTTTTGAGAATAGGTTAAACATTGCAAGATTAATGTGTTGAGATTTAGCTAATTTTAATCGTTTTTGGCGGTATTATCTAAAAGTTTGAACGTCTTTCTTTGGAACTTGTCTATGAGCCGGTATCAATCGCAACTTAATCGAAATAATGCAGATCAGGACAGGTCAACTAAGGAAGAGGCGCTACAGCTCAGCAGGACGGTATCGGTCAACTCAAAGGTGGCATCGTCAGCCTTGCCTAGATAATTGCAGGCTGCTTGACCAAATTGCGAGCGCTTGAGTAGTATTTGCTAACTCTTTCATCTAAACTCAATCCCTGAGAGGGATGAACAGAAATCATGCCTTTGCCTTAGGGTTCTCCCAGTTTAATGGTTTCCGAGATTGGCAGAATCGGCATTAAGCAAGAGTGATGCCATAACGCTGAAAATAATCTATATACACTGAGAGTTTTGTGATGTTGCCAGAATTATTGATCGCTATTTTAGAGCAAGCACCTGTCAATCAGGAAATCATAGAAACGCCACAAAAACCACGAATTGAGCTTCTGGCAAGTGGTCTGGATAATCCCCAAAAGCTGACCTTTGGCCCTTATATTTCAAACAAGGGCTTGATCGCAGGACAAGGAGAGGTGCTTCAGATTAGTCCACAGAATAATACTGCTTTCAGTCCCGATCCGGTGTATGACCAGGTGAGGTACTACACGACAACGATTGCCGGCGATGGCGAGCCGGCAGATGTGTATTACCCAGTTTTGCCAAACTCAAGTGCCGATCAACTGCCGATAGCGCTTATGCTACAGGGTGCTTTGGTAGATAAAGCAGACTATTCTAGCTATGCAAAAGAAGTTGCTAGCTACGGATTTGTAGTCGTTGTGCCGAATAATGAACGAACGACAACAGGCCCAAATGGACAGATAATTACCGGACTTCTAGCAGAACAACAAAATGTGAATGATGTGCTTGATCAGATGAAAGTGGAAGATGCTGATTCTGACTCACCCATTTTTGAAATTATAGATACTGAAAAGTTAGGACTCTTGGGGCACTCATTTGGTGGTTATGCCGGCTTAGCCGTAATTCAAGACATTTGTGACCCGTTGGTGTGTTCGGGTGACTATACCCGACCTCCAGAACTGATGGCGGCTATCTTTTACGGCACCAACTTTCAGAATCCGCCTAATAGCGGAATGTTTGCACCCATTGACAATCAAGATATTCCAGTTGCCTTGATTGCAGGAACTTTGGATGGTGTCGCTAATTTGGGGAAAGCGGCATCAACCTATATGCAAATTCAAGATGCACCGAAGGCGTTGATCGCGCTTAAAGGTGCTAATCACTATGGCATCACGAATGAAGATAATGTTACCCGTGATCCCATTCGACCCACCCTAGATCAGGCAACAACAATAGGCGTGATCGGACGTTGGAGTGGGCTGTTCTTGCGAGCGCATTTACTCAATGATCAAGGAGCGTTTGATTATGTCTACAACACAGGTGATTGCCTTGAGCCAAATGTGAAAGTGATTAGTCAAACGCCATCAACACTTTAGCCGGTGAAACTGTTATCATGACCTAGAAATCGAGTTTGCGCTTTTCATGCCGGTGATCGGCCTCCCAAGGTTTCGCAAATGATTTATGCGAATTCTGCTAATGCTAGAAATATCCAACAACCTTGCTCAATTTCAACACAATTATTACATGATTTAAAGCAACAATATTTTTACAAATGTCCGCTGAAACGATATTTTAGCCGGCAGAAACAACTTTACCCTCTTTAGCTAAAGTCTTACGATAGTCGGCAGCTTCAGCGACTTTGGTAAATTTAACTTCCGACTTACAAATTTTGAGTTCCTGATCAATCTCTGCTACAACCTTAACTATTTCTTCTAATGAAACCCGGAAAAATTCTTTTCTATCATTTATCTTATTCATTCTCCTAGAGTCAAAACGTCTATGAAGGCGAGATTCAAGTTCTGGAGCATCTTCACAAAATATCATGGCATGAACATCAAACGGAAAAGGCACAGAAGCATCACTCAATTCTTTAACTCGATCCATTGGTTCTAGGCGTCGTGTCATTCCAATTTTATAGATATCTTCACCAAATGAGCCAATGTTTGAAACAATATAAATATGTCCAGATTTAGTCATTTGAGCCTGAGACATCGTTCTTTTTTTATTAGCTTCAGCCTCCGCCAGCCGTTGCTGTAATTCCTCGATTTTGCCAAAGAGTTTCTCTTGGGCTTTACCTGTAGCATTTTCTACGTCTTGGCGAGCTTTTTCTAGGGCTTCTTGATAACGACGTTCTTCTCGCTCAACCTCTTGCTTTGCTTTCTCAATTTCACGCAATACTTTTTCTTCTTCACGCATTTGTTCACGGATAATGCGTTGCTCTTCCTGTTCCTGATATTTCTTTTCCTGATATTCGTGAGTTAGCCAAAGTTCTTGTAACTTTAAGTCTAGATAGCGCTCTGTAATTTCACAATTGGTACTCTGAGATATTTTGTTTAACTCTTCATAGGTTTTTCTAATACGATTTTCCATTGTTTGCACATTGTTGTACTTTACCTTAGTAACAGAGGCATCGCATTCACCGTTGAAGGCACGTAGGACTAATTTAAGGAAATTATCTGTCATCTTTTTGCCTTCTTTATAGCTGCCGCCGACTGACCATTCAGTATTGCAGACAGCAGCATTTTTATCCTTGATCATCTGCTTCTGTTCGGCACGAATTATATCCAATCGTTGCTTATATTCTTCACTATCCTGAAAATTATACTTAGAGTCATAAAACCCAGATGCTTGAATAATATCTTTTTCTTCAAGTTCTTGAAGTTTGCTTTTTAAGACTAAAATCTTACTAGATAGCTCTTGTTCTTCGATTTCTGATTGTTTATTCAGTTGTTTAAGCCGATCTGTCAAAACAGAGATTTGAGCATCTAGATTACTGACGACACCCTCTCTAGAGATGATGCCACCATATTTTTTTTCGGTTTCTTGTATCTGCGTGTCAGCTTCTTTTAGGCGTTGCTGCACGACTAAATATTCATTTTGGTGTTTTTGTAGTCGCTTAATGACTACAGCCAGGGCAGTCGCTAATCCAATAGAGAGAAAAAACAGTAAGTAAGTCATAGTAGTAAGCTGGAATCATCTCCTGCAAGGTTTCTCGAATTATTATCCTTTTGCATCAAAATTCAGATATTGGTTGAAAAGTTTAATTTTCAATGTTGGGGTTATTTAGCCGCAGTTGCAGAACTCGATGGAATTGGGCGGGATTTAATCATTATGGGTCGGAAGATTGAAGCCGAAAATTCTTAATTTAGAGCCGGCATAATTTGTTGGATTACGCTTCGCGTACCCTCCGTTTCACTCCGCCCAACCTACCTCAATGGGTTACTAGAATTAGCCTAAACGGTTTTTGTATATGCACAAAAAATTCTCAGCATGAGCCGCCCCTAACTCTTGAATTTCTGGAGGAAAAGCGCTTAGAAGAGCAATCTTTCCTTCAATACCAAATTTTTTTGCAGCGTCAGCCGTTCCTGCGTGAAGGTAGACAACGTTGGGTGATAAGTCCAGCCACATCCCTAGACGTTGAGCGACATCGTAAGCCGTCATGTCTCCAAGACCCTTGACCCGATAGGCAACGTATTCTAACCATTTGTAAAGTTCCTCGAACGTCTCGAAGTGCTCAGGCAGCGCAGCATCTTCTTGCGAAACTTTCAATCCTTGCGCCAAGTTAGATGAGACTCGACGTTGATGTGGGTGCATTTTGCGATCTGCAAACCGAGAAATCCAAGCTCTCTCTAATGCACCATCCCAATTGAGAGTTTTGTCACCCCACCATTCTTTTTGCGTTTGGTAGAAATCGTTGTAATTTTTTAGATAATCTTTCACCCAATATGAAAGCGTTTTTGCCTCGCCTAAAAGTGTCGCATCATCAGAATTACAAGACTTTTTACACTGATTTACAGATTGATTTGCTGGATTTTTCTTTTTGCGGCAGCTCATCACTTCACCTTGGCAGCAATATTTATATTATGGCATAATTTTGGATTTTTTGCCATACCAAAAGATGTCTAGACTCACTCACTATTAATCCTCATTCCAGTCTCCCTTTCTCAATGTGGTGACCGCATATACTGGCCTCATCACATGAGCCAATATCCACCAAAGATTGAGAATTCTACCAATTTTCTCTCGCCATAACCCAACTTTCCAAGTGCAATAGTCGCTAATATCTGAAATGTCATTATTTAATAAAAAAACTACAACTGAGGTACAATAATAAACTCTTAGATTCTGCAAATTTAAGAAAGATTGATCAAAGAGTAATTGAAAAGATATGACGATCCGTGATGCTGTTGAAAGTGACTTGCCGGCCATTATTGCCATCTACAATGCTTCCATTCCTAGCCGGATGGCAACCGCTGATTTAGAGCCGGTTTCAGTGGATAGTCGCCTTGCTTGGTTCGCCGAACACAGCCCCACCCGTCGCCCGCTTTGGGTGATGGAAATAGACGGGTGGGTGGCTGGGTGGCTAAGTTTTCGATCGTTTTATGGAAGACCGGCTTACCAGGCAACTGCGGAACTTGGTATTTATGTTGACCCAACTTATCAGTGTAGTGGAGTTGGCCGGCAACTTTTGTCACGGGCAATTGAGCAAAGTCCAACTTTGAATCTTAAGACTTTGCTGGGCTTTATTTTTGCCCACAATCATCCGAGTTTATTATTATTTGAAAAATTTGGGTTTCAACGCTGGGGCTATTTGCCGGAAGTTGCAGAACTCGATGGTATTGAGCGAGATTTGATGATTATGGGTCGGAAGATTGAAGTCGGCATTAGGAAATTAGGGGAGGACGAGACAGGGGGGAAAAGATAGATATTTTTTTATTAGTAATTAGAAAATTAGAGGCTCATGTATTATACTTACTTAATTTGATTTACATACCTCTCTTTCTTAAGTTTGCACCGGCAGACTTTATTTAAGCGAATTCAGTCACTCAGGCAAAATGAATTCTTAATAAGAAAACACCTCCCAGAAAGGAAGATGATTTAATTTGCAGAGGTTGAAAATTTCTTACAGCACCCAATAAGAAGGGCGACCGTAAAAATCGCCCCTCCTATTGCACAAAACAAGTGAAACCTAAGCTTCAATCACAACCCGCAAGTTGCCCCGTTTCTTAGCAACGCGGCAGGCAGTGGTTGTGCCGGCTCGCTCAAATTCCAGATCGAGTAAAGTATTGCCAATTTTCAGGTTATGCAATGACAGCTTATTGATCGACTCTGGCAAAGCGGGGTCAACAATTCGCAAGCAATTATTGTGGGCATCGGGCACCAAATGAACCATCATTTGCAGCAGTTGAAACACACTGCCGGTGGCCCAAGCTTGGGGAGAGCAGGCAACTGGATACTGCACCGGCTCGTCATCCCCTGTGCGTTCATAACCGCAGAACAATTCAGGAGGACGCTTGTAGGGTTGCTTGCGAGTCATATCGAGCAATCCCTTGGCAATTTCTAAGGCTTGGTCAACTTGACCCAGGGAGCGCAAACCCATTGCAATTAAAGCATTATCGTGGGGCCAAACCGAACCGATGTGATAGCCCATTGGATTGTAAGCCGGCGACAGACTGCTGAGGGTGCGAATGCCCCAGCCATTAAACATATCTGGCGCAAGTAGCCGCTCCGCCACGCTCAGGGCTTTATCCTGAGTAAGAATGCCCAGACTCAGACAATGGCCTGGATTGGAGGTAATGCCGTCTATTTGGTTGCCATCGCCATCCAAGGCGGCAGCGCAGTAGCCTTCTTCTTCCATCCAAAAATCCCGGTTGAAGCGGGTTTTTAGCTCGCGTGCTTCCTCTAGCCACCGATCAGCCAAGTCGAGGCGCTTCTTCATCCGGGCAATTTCGCTGAGGCGCATTTTCGCTGCATAGACATAGGCTTGCACTTCAGATAGGGTGATCGGGCCTGCCGGCTGCACGCCTTGGCGGTTAACGATACAGTTTTCCGAGTCTTTCCAACCCTGATTTGCTAAACCGCGACTTGATTGCCGGTCATAGCTGAGGTAGCCGGTATGTTTACAATTGCGATCAATCCAATCCATTGCCGCCAAAGCATTGGGCCACAGATGCTCTAGGGTGTCTTTATCTGCTGTCCAGGCGTAGTATTCGGCGTAGAGCATCACCCACAACGGCGTAGCGTCTACCGTGCCATAGTAAGGTGTGTGCGGAACTTCCTGACATCTCGCCATTTCCCCCAAGCGCAGTTCGTGCAAGATTTTGCCGGGTTGTTCATCGCGCC encodes the following:
- a CDS encoding NADP-dependent oxidoreductase, translating into MITRINRQFRLAARPVGDIKESDFEYREEPIPNPTEGEVLVRNIYLSLDPTNRLWMSDIPQYMPPVEIGQIMRGIVLGVVEESKNPNLQRGDLVSGALGWQDYTLVEENNILSVTRLPSPLPYPLTAFLGPLGLTGWTAYFGLLDIGQPKEGETVVISAASGAVGSVAGQIAKIKGCRVVGITGSDEKCHWLTQELGFDAAINYKTVDLESALAESCPNGIDVYFDNVGGSILDAVLMKVNLNARIPLCGLISAYNATEPVPGPYNYSQILMKRVRVQGFIILDYLPRLSEAITDMGLWLNQGKIKYAVEIVEGLENAPLALLKLFDGNKKGKLLVKVSEEPT
- a CDS encoding alpha/beta hydrolase family protein, giving the protein MLPELLIAILEQAPVNQEIIETPQKPRIELLASGLDNPQKLTFGPYISNKGLIAGQGEVLQISPQNNTAFSPDPVYDQVRYYTTTIAGDGEPADVYYPVLPNSSADQLPIALMLQGALVDKADYSSYAKEVASYGFVVVVPNNERTTTGPNGQIITGLLAEQQNVNDVLDQMKVEDADSDSPIFEIIDTEKLGLLGHSFGGYAGLAVIQDICDPLVCSGDYTRPPELMAAIFYGTNFQNPPNSGMFAPIDNQDIPVALIAGTLDGVANLGKAASTYMQIQDAPKALIALKGANHYGITNEDNVTRDPIRPTLDQATTIGVIGRWSGLFLRAHLLNDQGAFDYVYNTGDCLEPNVKVISQTPSTL
- a CDS encoding DUF4041 domain-containing protein — translated: MTYLLFFLSIGLATALAVVIKRLQKHQNEYLVVQQRLKEADTQIQETEKKYGGIISREGVVSNLDAQISVLTDRLKQLNKQSEIEEQELSSKILVLKSKLQELEEKDIIQASGFYDSKYNFQDSEEYKQRLDIIRAEQKQMIKDKNAAVCNTEWSVGGSYKEGKKMTDNFLKLVLRAFNGECDASVTKVKYNNVQTMENRIRKTYEELNKISQSTNCEITERYLDLKLQELWLTHEYQEKKYQEQEEQRIIREQMREEEKVLREIEKAKQEVEREERRYQEALEKARQDVENATGKAQEKLFGKIEELQQRLAEAEANKKRTMSQAQMTKSGHIYIVSNIGSFGEDIYKIGMTRRLEPMDRVKELSDASVPFPFDVHAMIFCEDAPELESRLHRRFDSRRMNKINDRKEFFRVSLEEIVKVVAEIDQELKICKSEVKFTKVAEAADYRKTLAKEGKVVSAG
- a CDS encoding GNAT family N-acetyltransferase, with the protein product MTIRDAVESDLPAIIAIYNASIPSRMATADLEPVSVDSRLAWFAEHSPTRRPLWVMEIDGWVAGWLSFRSFYGRPAYQATAELGIYVDPTYQCSGVGRQLLSRAIEQSPTLNLKTLLGFIFAHNHPSLLLFEKFGFQRWGYLPEVAELDGIERDLMIMGRKIEVGIRKLGEDETGGKR